GTGAGCTGCTGTGCGAACCACATACTCCGCTGAGCCGAGGAAAGCGGGAAGGCCTCGGCCGGAAGATTCGGAGTATCGGAACCGTGTGCGTCCGGTTCCCGAGATCCTGGCATCTTCATTTACTCGCCCCCTGAGAGCAGAATGCCCCGGTTGCATCGGGACCACACCATATCAAGATCCTTTCGGCGCTCGGATGGTTTCCCAGCTCCGCTTCGAATCCCCATTTGGCCTGGTAGATAGGTAAAAATGACCCTTCGGTCCGAATGGTCCGGACCCCCGCGAAAGGGGGTCGGATCGAGGGTGTCGCGTGGCGCGATCGAGCCGCCTAGTCGGGCGACGGATCACGCTCCCCCGCGGCCAGCGCAGCGCTCGGCCGGAGGTCCGTCCAGTTGCGGTCGATGTAGTCGACACAGGCGTGGCGAGACGCCCTCCCGTGCGCTATCACCCAGCCGTTGGGAACGTCGGCGAACGCCGGCCACAACGAGTGCTGGTTCTCCTCGTTCACCAACACCAGGTAGTCGGCCTGGGGGTCGTCAAAGGGACTTGATGGACTTGTCACCACTTCACCTCTCGATCGTGTTCCGATGCAGAGTGGTGCACACCACAAGTTAGATCGAGCGCCCTGCCGGGTCCGTTACACCATGCTAGGCGCTTCGAACGCACTCGAGCCCCGTCGATGCCTCGCCTGTGACGGGAGAGCACCCACGGGGCGCACGGGTGGAAACCATGGTTCGGCGGTCGCGAGGACCGCTAGCGTGACGACCCGACCAGCGCCTTCGCCTTCCCGAGCCGCTTGGTCAGACCCCACTGGGTCACCTTCAGCAGTGCCTCGCGGACGATGTTGCCGCTCATCTTCGACTCGCCGAGCTCACGCTCGGTGAACGTGATAGGAACCTCGGTGACCGTGAAACCTGCGTTGATCGCGCGCCACGCCAGGTCCACCTGGAAGCAGTAGCCGTGCGATTCGACCGGGCCCAGATCGAGCGCCTCGAGGACCGCACGCCGGTACGCGCGGTAGCCGCCGG
This genomic stretch from Prescottella soli harbors:
- a CDS encoding MbtH family protein encodes the protein MTSPSSPFDDPQADYLVLVNEENQHSLWPAFADVPNGWVIAHGRASRHACVDYIDRNWTDLRPSAALAAGERDPSPD